The following coding sequences lie in one Carassius carassius chromosome 1, fCarCar2.1, whole genome shotgun sequence genomic window:
- the LOC132151959 gene encoding F-box/WD repeat-containing protein 9-like produces MSRTSVSQEDEEKQRCPAGASPPDFSPDTPHSFPERLNLEASVSAVETSPSPSSNGTHLLSLPWEIVTQIASHLPAKCVINVLPQVCQTLGKLGEDRLAWQLRAQKLSGPAASFPVGPKQDFDWSKACLEMEQLIGCWTGLENQAVRQEEAAGGVNSENLVEMQLDVDLNGAAEAGEENVQIQSQNASDSPHLTASSSTSSPLEHIILPSGHIADVNCVLLLGGEEALCVSGSRDRNVNLWDLREGPRGKLMYTLAGRGTISTHRGWVWCLASSGPLLASGSFDSTIRLWDLEAGGAERGLIQCKAAVLCLSCERDTLLAGSHDQKLSIYDTRAADPLVKSLHLHSDAVLCLASDDQYILSGSKDQTVALFDRRAGKLLQKVQLRSYLLSLSYSGREVWAGDNRGLVHSFSMHNSSLTPVSQFTVHRSLVTGVHHSPGALYTCSSDRTIKVHLPCAPLKTLCTLHHQAGVNGLSVEGGTLAIASGDMNVEVWRHRV; encoded by the exons ATGTCGAGAACAAGCGTGTCCCAGGAGGACGAGGAGAAGCAGAGAtgccctgctggtgccagtccaCCCGACTTCAGCCCAGACACCCCACACTCCTTTCCAGAGAG ACTGAATTTGGAAGCGTCCGTCAGCGCTGTGGAGACAAGCCCCTCCCCTTCTAGCAATGGAACACACCTGCTGTCGTTGCCGTGGGAGATCGTTACCCAGATAGCCTCACATCTCCCAGCAAAGTGTGTCATTAATGTGTTGCCGCAG GTATGTCAGACATTGGGAAAGCTTGGCGAGGATCGCTTGGCGTGGCAGCTTCGGGCTCAAAAACTCTCGGGTCCCGCAGCGTCTTTCCCAGTCGGGCCAAAGCAGGATTTTGATTGGTCCAAGGCATGCTTGGAAATGGAGCAGTTGATTGGCTGCTGGACAGGGCTTGAGAATCAAGCAGTGAGACAGGAAGAGGCAGCTGGTGGCGTGAACAGTGAGAACTTGGTAGAGATGCAGCTGGATGTCGATTTAAACGGTGCAGCGGAAGCAGGAGAAGAGAACGTGCAAATTCAATCCCAGAATGCCTCTGACAGTCCCCATCTGACTGCATCATCCAGCACTTCTTCGCCCTTGGAACACATCATCCTTCCCTCTGGCCACATTGCAGATGTGAACTGTGTCCTCCTTCTGGGTGGAGAAGAGGCTCTGTGTGTCTCCGGCTCCAGGGACAGAAACGTGAACCTGTGGGACCTTCGAGAGGGTCCCAGAGGCAAGCTGATGTACACTCTTGCAGGACGTGGGACCATTAGTACCCACCGGGGCTGGGTGTGGTGCCTGGCCTCCAGCGGACCTCTGCTGGCATCTGGCTCGTTCGACAGCACCATCAGGCTCTGGGATCTCGAAGCTGGAGGAGCAGAACGGGGACTCATCCAGTGCAAAGCTGCTGTGTTATGTCTGTCCTGCGAGAGGGACACATTGCTGGCCGGGTCACATGATCAGAAATTAAGCATCTATGACACCCGAG CTGCAGATCCATTGGTCAAGAGTCTTCATCTTCACAGTGATGCTGTGTTGTGCCTGGCGTCTGATGACCAGTACATCTTATCAGGCAGTAAAGACCAAACCGTCGCTCTGTTCGACCGCAGGGCGGGAAAACTCCTGCAGAAAGTtcag CTGAGGTCGTACCTGCTGTCTCTGTCCTACAGCGGTCGAGAGGTGTGGGCCGGGGATAACCGTGGACTCGTGCACAGCTTCTCCATGCACAACAGCTCCCTGACGCCTGTGTCCCAGTTTACCGTCCACAGGTCACTGGTCACCGGCGTTCACCACTCTCCTGGTGCTCTGTACACGTGCTCCTCTGACCGCACTATCAAG GTCCACCTTCCATGTGCTCCACTCAAGACACTGTGCACCCTTCACCATCAGGCAGGAGTTAATGGG TTAAGTGTTGAAGGAGGAACGCTGGCCATTGCTTCTGGTGACATGAATGTGGAAGTCTGGAGGCACAGAGTCTAG